In Pirellulales bacterium, a single window of DNA contains:
- a CDS encoding oligosaccharide flippase family protein, which produces MDDKDTIDCPAPMAKRSRNRFALPSMDRNAIWMLAGNIVYSAARYMVFVILAQLGSEKTVGEYRYAVAFCLPTITIFRFGLRILVSTDARRQHRFSEYLAFSLVSTCLAGLVVGGLIVCERLSLNGLDLRTAILIALVCAWNGLESISDCFAGLFQQRERMDLIARSFAIQAIAMTLLLAAGLYLFDDLLIGVMGLIVAAAIRLLAYEVPVTCRLLTDWTAVAQRPRIAEMRHIFSQTQWTTARQIVITGAPLTIVTFLLAFTESLPAYFIADVLGKSPLGVFAGLYALANVQSLFVLSITQSMVSRLATYYTTGERQKFANAISKTVLLAIGCGVLGFGIARFIGRQLLTIVYNSPAYAAENNCFQILIIAGAVVALGHVIGSAVSSMRRFHVQVPAQLIKLVIMYVGCALVVERYGLEGVAWVVTVSATVSLLAYLFLFSYGLRRISSPSGFSNK; this is translated from the coding sequence GTGGATGATAAAGATACTATTGACTGTCCTGCACCCATGGCGAAGCGCAGTCGAAACCGATTCGCGCTGCCAAGCATGGACCGCAACGCAATCTGGATGCTTGCCGGCAACATCGTCTACTCCGCCGCGCGTTACATGGTCTTTGTTATCTTGGCGCAACTCGGATCAGAAAAAACTGTCGGTGAGTACCGCTATGCGGTGGCGTTTTGCTTGCCGACAATAACGATATTCCGCTTTGGGCTGCGGATCCTCGTTTCGACCGATGCGCGTCGGCAGCATCGGTTTTCAGAGTATTTGGCCTTCTCGCTGGTAAGCACGTGCCTAGCTGGATTAGTGGTTGGTGGCCTGATCGTTTGCGAGCGCCTCTCCCTCAACGGCCTCGATCTCCGGACAGCCATCTTGATTGCGTTGGTCTGTGCATGGAACGGCTTGGAATCGATCAGCGATTGTTTCGCTGGGCTATTCCAGCAGCGAGAACGAATGGATCTCATTGCCCGGTCGTTTGCTATTCAGGCCATCGCGATGACCTTGCTGCTCGCCGCGGGTCTGTATTTGTTCGATGATTTATTGATTGGCGTCATGGGGCTGATCGTAGCAGCTGCGATCCGTTTGCTGGCGTATGAAGTTCCAGTGACCTGCCGCTTGCTAACCGATTGGACGGCTGTCGCTCAGCGACCAAGGATCGCCGAAATGCGACATATTTTTTCTCAAACACAGTGGACTACGGCTCGCCAGATTGTTATCACCGGCGCGCCCCTGACGATTGTGACGTTTCTATTGGCATTCACAGAGAGTCTACCGGCCTATTTTATCGCGGATGTTCTGGGCAAATCACCGCTTGGGGTGTTTGCCGGATTATACGCATTGGCGAATGTCCAAAGCTTGTTTGTATTGTCGATTACCCAATCCATGGTTTCCAGGTTGGCTACTTATTACACAACAGGCGAGCGACAAAAATTCGCCAATGCCATCTCAAAGACAGTCTTGTTAGCAATCGGGTGCGGTGTGTTGGGATTCGGCATAGCGAGGTTCATCGGTCGACAACTATTGACGATTGTTTACAATTCACCGGCCTACGCAGCTGAAAATAATTGCTTTCAGATCCTGATTATTGCCGGTGCCGTTGTTGCATTGGGACATGTGATTGGAAGTGCCGTATCTTCAATGCGGCGTTTTCATGTTCAGGTTCCGGCGCAATTGATCAAGTTAGTGATTATGTATGTCGGCTGCGCGTTGGTCGTAGAACGATATGGCTTGGAGGGTGTAGCGTGGGTGGTCACAGTGTCGGCGACGGTCTCGCTATTGGCCTATCTATTCTTGTTTAGTTACGGTCTGCGAAGAATCTCCAGCCCGTCTGGCTTTTCCAATAAATAA
- a CDS encoding bi-domain-containing oxidoreductase, translating to MKQIVQNLRSGQTEMLDVPCPRVGPGHLLIQSRASLISVGTERMLVEFGRAGLLAKAKQQPEKVHQVLDKIKTDGLIPTLEAVFSKLDEPMALGYCNAGVVVETGDGVRQLVAGDRVVSNGPHAEFVHRPVNLCAKIPDAVGDDQAPFAVLGAIGLQGIRLLQPAIGERVAVFGLGLIGLLAVQLLSNSGARVLGLDYDRRRLDLARQFGADVVDLTGDANPLAATEKFTAGRGLDGVLITAAAKDDKIVSQSAQMSRKRGRIVLVGTVNLELNRSDFYEKELSFQVSCSYGPGRYDRDYEDRGIDYPYPYVRWTEQRNIEAVLHLLAAGRLDVSPLITRRLPSDAAADAYDLLVNDRTQLGIVLEYPKIESPRERIVPGAAAPMPQPAKPAGSVRVGIIGAGNFARRVLLPALAKTPAELKAICSASGVTASHAARKFGISTCTTDTRAILDDPEINAVVIATPHDSHARLAAAALRAGKHVFVEKPLAIDEAGIKEVLEAYDRADGLHLAVGFNRRFSPLGRKMRELLAGRSGPANASILVNAGAIPADHWTRDPKVGGGRLIGEGCHWIDFMAFLLNQSITHVSATKIEDCPGGTADDTITVTLRFSDGSTGTLQYISIGHRSFPKERITVFADGRVLELDNFRTLRGWGWPSFSRKRLWFGQDKGHTAELSHFIDRVNRVEIPRIQIETIKNITSATLLAVKSLQNCGLVFPLNEQIPTMASI from the coding sequence ATGAAACAAATTGTCCAAAACCTTCGATCCGGTCAAACGGAAATGCTCGACGTGCCATGTCCGCGCGTAGGGCCTGGGCATTTGTTGATCCAATCGCGGGCCAGCCTGATTTCAGTCGGCACCGAACGAATGCTTGTCGAATTTGGCCGCGCAGGATTGCTGGCGAAGGCAAAGCAACAGCCGGAAAAAGTTCACCAGGTGCTCGATAAGATCAAAACCGACGGACTTATTCCGACGCTGGAAGCCGTATTTTCAAAACTCGATGAACCGATGGCGCTGGGATACTGCAATGCCGGCGTGGTCGTGGAAACTGGAGACGGCGTGCGGCAATTGGTCGCCGGCGACCGCGTGGTGAGCAATGGCCCCCACGCAGAATTCGTGCATCGGCCCGTGAATTTATGCGCGAAAATTCCGGACGCGGTCGGGGATGATCAAGCCCCTTTTGCCGTGCTGGGAGCCATCGGACTTCAAGGCATTCGTCTGCTGCAACCGGCGATTGGCGAACGCGTTGCCGTATTCGGACTAGGATTGATCGGCCTACTGGCGGTGCAATTACTCAGCAATTCGGGCGCTCGGGTATTGGGCCTCGATTATGATCGCCGCCGGCTCGATTTGGCTCGACAGTTCGGCGCCGACGTGGTCGATCTAACCGGTGACGCCAATCCGCTTGCCGCCACCGAGAAATTCACCGCCGGTCGCGGTCTCGATGGAGTGCTCATAACCGCTGCGGCAAAAGACGACAAAATCGTCAGCCAGTCGGCGCAAATGTCGCGAAAGCGCGGCCGGATTGTGTTGGTCGGCACGGTCAATCTCGAACTCAACCGTTCCGACTTCTACGAAAAAGAACTGTCGTTCCAGGTTTCCTGCTCGTATGGCCCTGGCCGCTACGATCGCGACTATGAAGATCGCGGCATCGATTATCCGTATCCCTACGTCCGCTGGACCGAACAACGAAACATCGAGGCGGTCCTGCACTTGCTTGCCGCAGGCAGACTCGACGTATCTCCGCTGATCACCCGTCGCTTGCCGAGCGACGCGGCGGCCGACGCCTACGATCTGCTGGTGAACGACCGTACCCAACTGGGGATCGTGCTGGAATACCCCAAGATTGAGTCGCCACGCGAACGCATTGTGCCAGGAGCAGCGGCACCTATGCCGCAGCCTGCGAAACCGGCTGGCTCGGTTCGAGTCGGCATCATTGGCGCCGGCAACTTTGCCCGCCGAGTATTGCTCCCCGCGTTGGCCAAGACTCCGGCCGAACTCAAAGCCATTTGTAGCGCCAGTGGCGTGACCGCCAGCCATGCCGCCCGCAAATTCGGCATTTCCACTTGTACCACCGACACGCGTGCGATTCTGGACGACCCGGAAATCAATGCCGTGGTGATCGCCACTCCGCACGATTCTCACGCCCGGCTAGCCGCGGCTGCATTGCGAGCCGGCAAACATGTATTTGTAGAAAAGCCACTTGCCATTGATGAAGCAGGCATCAAGGAAGTGCTGGAGGCCTATGATCGCGCCGATGGTTTACACCTCGCCGTGGGATTCAATCGCCGATTTTCACCGCTTGGTAGAAAAATGCGAGAGTTGCTCGCCGGCCGCAGCGGCCCGGCGAACGCTTCCATTCTCGTCAATGCCGGAGCGATTCCAGCCGACCATTGGACGCGCGATCCCAAAGTCGGCGGCGGCCGGTTAATTGGCGAAGGTTGCCACTGGATCGATTTCATGGCGTTCTTGCTGAATCAATCCATCACGCATGTGTCGGCGACGAAAATTGAAGATTGCCCCGGCGGCACTGCCGACGACACGATCACCGTAACGTTGAGATTTAGCGACGGCTCCACGGGCACGCTGCAATACATCTCCATCGGACACCGGTCGTTCCCCAAAGAGCGGATCACCGTTTTCGCTGATGGCCGCGTGCTGGAACTAGACAACTTCCGAACGCTGCGAGGCTGGGGCTGGCCAAGTTTCAGCCGCAAGCGATTGTGGTTTGGGCAGGATAAGGGACATACCGCTGAACTGTCTCATTTTATCGATCGAGTAAACCGCGTCGAAATTCCTCGGATTCAAATTGAAACAATTAAAAATATAACCTCGGCGACACTGTTAGCCGTAAAGTCGCTCCAAAACTGTGGATTGGTATTTCCTCTTAATGAGCAAATACCCACCATGGCCTCGATCTAA
- the wecC gene encoding UDP-N-acetyl-D-mannosamine dehydrogenase — protein sequence MNHQLDLQPSSAPISPAATSVCVMGLGYIGLPTASILANKGFRVLGVDVRPDVVETINRGHIHIEEPELDILVRSAVNSGQLKAAAQPEPADVFIICVPTPICPDHSPDVSYVEAAAMAICPHIRRGNLVVLESTSPPQTTEHIVVPQAIPPELTVGRDVFVAHCPERVLPGRILLEAVQNDRVIGGMTPACARRAQQFYETFVQGQIFTTSALAAEVTKLVENSYRDVNIAFANELSMLADGLGIDPWEIISLANRHPRVNILQPGPGVGGHCISVDPWFLVHAAPERTPLIRTAREVNDRKPHHIVQHVLELAKQFTDPCIGCLGLTYKADVDDLRESPSLEIVRELRNSVAGQVLACDPYVSSERFQEFPLFSLEEVVTRCQMLVLLTDHKQFKDVPRRVLQLKVVVDTRGVWR from the coding sequence ATGAACCATCAACTCGATTTGCAACCCTCCAGCGCTCCGATTTCCCCCGCGGCGACCTCGGTCTGCGTGATGGGCTTGGGTTATATTGGTTTACCAACCGCCAGCATTCTGGCCAATAAAGGCTTTCGGGTGCTAGGCGTCGACGTGCGACCGGATGTTGTTGAAACGATTAACCGAGGCCACATTCATATTGAAGAGCCAGAGCTCGACATTCTTGTCCGCTCAGCCGTCAACAGTGGTCAGCTCAAGGCGGCGGCCCAGCCGGAGCCGGCCGATGTATTCATCATTTGCGTGCCGACGCCGATTTGTCCCGACCATTCGCCCGACGTTTCGTATGTCGAAGCGGCCGCGATGGCGATTTGCCCACACATCCGGCGCGGCAATTTGGTCGTGTTGGAATCGACTAGTCCGCCGCAGACGACCGAACACATCGTGGTTCCGCAGGCGATTCCGCCGGAGTTGACCGTGGGTCGCGACGTATTTGTCGCCCACTGTCCAGAGCGTGTTCTTCCCGGCCGCATTCTGCTGGAAGCGGTGCAAAACGACCGCGTCATCGGCGGCATGACCCCTGCTTGTGCGCGTCGAGCACAGCAGTTCTACGAGACTTTTGTCCAAGGTCAAATCTTCACAACTAGCGCGCTGGCAGCCGAAGTGACCAAGTTAGTGGAAAATTCTTATCGCGACGTGAATATTGCGTTTGCCAATGAATTGTCGATGCTTGCCGACGGCCTAGGCATCGATCCCTGGGAGATCATTTCGCTCGCAAACCGCCATCCGCGAGTAAATATCTTGCAGCCTGGTCCTGGCGTCGGCGGGCATTGCATTAGCGTCGATCCGTGGTTCCTGGTGCATGCTGCTCCCGAACGAACGCCGCTGATTCGCACTGCTCGTGAAGTCAACGACCGCAAGCCGCATCACATCGTCCAACACGTCTTGGAGTTGGCCAAGCAATTCACCGATCCATGCATCGGTTGCTTGGGATTGACATACAAAGCGGACGTCGATGATTTGCGCGAAAGCCCGTCGCTCGAAATCGTTCGCGAACTGAGAAATAGCGTTGCCGGTCAGGTGTTGGCCTGCGACCCCTATGTTTCATCGGAGCGATTTCAAGAGTTTCCATTGTTTAGTCTGGAAGAAGTAGTGACTCGCTGCCAAATGTTGGTGCTGTTGACGGATCATAAGCAGTTCAAGGATGTGCCGCGGCGAGTATTGCAATTGAAAGTCGTGGTCGATACCCGCGGCGTGTGGCGATAA
- the asnB gene encoding asparagine synthase (glutamine-hydrolyzing) encodes MCGICGLIFRDPRNRPSRDVLRRMTATLRHRGPDDSGVELLENAALGHTRLSILDLSPAGHQPMSNEDGTVWITFNGEIYNFEELRRELSHKHQFRSHCDTEVLVHLYEEHGEGMVDRIDGMFAFAIVDLKQQRVVLARDPFGIKPLFYAMDERRLVFGSELKALLASGEVAREIDLEALNDYFDFLWIPAPRTIFKTVHKLLPAHTLTLDLQTWKSKTRRYWQPTYCPEEGRNLQTWIDESEAVLSQSVRRHMVSDVPVGAFLSGGIDSSLVSYYASQHSAGPLRTFTIGFEEGEFSEVAFAQEVANKVRAEAVVRTVHAESIEQLFRIAEFYDEPMADTSLLPTYAVSQVAREHLKVALSGDGGDEMFSGYTHHAMANQVSRLDVLPHFVHKAVFGSLARISPVTWRMHEWSRRFALPADERRLSITRLPGRRSQRELLSPEIRTPLVDRFWHMRKYLPELRGLPPVTQMQFYDLLFFLPNDMLVKVDRASMAHSLEVRVPFLCRAVAELAFRIPETVRFGNGKQILRALVSRHFGEALARRPKQGFGIPLQQWMRDLAGGSKCEELLESSVVRSSGLLDVSGVRRMIRSVAEGGGRLQVNRSEELFAVFVFVAWWEKYMQTTTASSSVSSS; translated from the coding sequence ATGTGCGGAATCTGTGGTCTTATTTTTCGCGATCCTCGCAATCGGCCAAGCAGAGATGTACTGCGTCGCATGACGGCCACGCTGCGCCATCGTGGGCCGGACGATTCCGGCGTCGAGTTGCTTGAAAATGCCGCACTGGGCCACACGCGATTGTCGATTCTCGATTTGTCGCCGGCTGGCCACCAGCCGATGTCGAACGAGGACGGTACTGTTTGGATAACGTTCAATGGCGAAATCTACAACTTTGAAGAATTACGCCGTGAGTTATCCCACAAGCATCAATTCCGTTCGCATTGCGATACCGAGGTGCTAGTTCATTTGTATGAGGAACACGGGGAGGGAATGGTCGATCGAATCGATGGCATGTTCGCCTTCGCAATCGTCGATTTGAAACAACAACGGGTCGTGCTTGCACGCGATCCATTCGGAATCAAACCGCTTTTTTATGCGATGGACGAACGGCGGCTGGTGTTCGGGTCGGAACTAAAGGCGCTATTGGCCTCAGGGGAAGTTGCTCGGGAAATTGATCTGGAGGCATTGAACGATTACTTCGATTTTCTTTGGATCCCTGCCCCGCGCACGATTTTCAAAACCGTTCACAAGCTTTTGCCCGCGCATACATTAACTCTCGACTTGCAAACTTGGAAATCGAAGACGCGGCGATACTGGCAACCCACCTATTGCCCCGAAGAGGGGCGCAATCTACAGACTTGGATCGACGAATCAGAAGCGGTTTTAAGCCAATCGGTGCGGCGTCACATGGTTTCCGATGTTCCTGTTGGAGCGTTCCTGAGTGGTGGAATCGATTCTTCACTCGTCAGCTATTATGCGTCACAACACAGTGCCGGGCCGTTGCGGACATTTACCATCGGATTTGAAGAAGGCGAATTTTCGGAAGTGGCATTCGCTCAAGAGGTTGCCAATAAAGTTCGTGCTGAGGCTGTTGTCCGCACAGTGCATGCTGAATCGATCGAGCAGTTATTCCGCATTGCGGAATTCTACGACGAGCCGATGGCCGATACTTCACTGCTGCCGACGTATGCCGTCAGTCAAGTCGCGCGCGAACATCTAAAGGTTGCTCTATCAGGCGACGGCGGTGATGAAATGTTTAGTGGCTATACCCATCACGCGATGGCCAACCAAGTAAGTCGCCTCGATGTGTTGCCACACTTCGTGCATAAGGCGGTATTCGGTTCGCTGGCACGGATTTCGCCGGTCACTTGGCGGATGCATGAATGGTCTCGTCGCTTTGCATTGCCGGCCGACGAACGACGACTTTCCATCACACGCTTGCCTGGGCGCCGGTCACAACGCGAACTGTTGTCGCCTGAAATCAGAACGCCACTCGTAGATCGCTTTTGGCATATGCGTAAGTACTTGCCGGAACTTCGCGGCTTACCACCGGTCACGCAAATGCAATTCTACGACTTGCTTTTTTTTCTTCCGAACGACATGTTGGTAAAAGTCGACCGGGCGAGCATGGCGCATTCCCTGGAAGTACGGGTTCCTTTTCTTTGCCGGGCAGTTGCGGAACTCGCATTCAGAATTCCAGAAACGGTTCGCTTTGGCAATGGAAAGCAAATATTACGCGCGCTGGTCTCACGGCACTTCGGGGAGGCGTTGGCTCGTCGCCCCAAGCAAGGATTTGGAATTCCCTTGCAGCAATGGATGCGAGACCTTGCTGGAGGGTCAAAGTGTGAGGAGTTGTTGGAGAGTTCTGTAGTTCGAAGCAGTGGGCTGCTGGACGTTTCAGGAGTTCGCCGAATGATTCGAAGCGTAGCGGAGGGTGGGGGGCGATTGCAGGTCAATCGCAGCGAAGAATTGTTCGCGGTATTTGTGTTTGTAGCGTGGTGGGAAAAATATATGCAAACGACTACAGCTTCCAGTAGTGTCTCATCCTCCTGA
- a CDS encoding class I SAM-dependent methyltransferase, with amino-acid sequence MSNASPAKLIADQHFANDMAKDAYWSELWATTNPKQRRPQWLWNLLRRRRRQMYARSFRKLLHRTGLQSGDLLEIGCAPGATLEVIHEAAPHFRLHGIDYSQVGVEYTRKRFAQLGIDAAIHFGDVFTIELPRRYDIVMSAGVIEHFQDAASIVRHHLRFCKPGGFVVVTVPHLLSPVFHALVRRFDPGNLEIHNLQTLKLERLRELFVQAGLQQVQIGKMGAPRLHSLAAKGKQYGRIYEVLARSWNIVVETTHFPPIWHANLWALGRVAPQLDEAIADQFVLP; translated from the coding sequence ATGTCAAATGCCAGCCCGGCGAAATTAATTGCCGACCAACATTTTGCAAATGACATGGCCAAGGATGCCTATTGGTCCGAGCTTTGGGCAACCACGAATCCGAAGCAACGCCGGCCACAATGGCTTTGGAACTTGCTGAGACGCCGACGTCGGCAGATGTACGCGCGAAGTTTTCGCAAATTGTTACATCGCACGGGCCTCCAAAGTGGGGACCTGTTGGAAATCGGCTGCGCCCCAGGTGCTACCTTGGAAGTAATTCACGAAGCGGCGCCACACTTTCGGTTGCACGGGATCGACTATTCCCAGGTCGGCGTCGAATACACAAGAAAGAGATTTGCGCAGCTAGGAATTGACGCCGCTATCCATTTTGGCGACGTGTTTACAATCGAATTGCCTCGACGCTACGACATCGTGATGTCAGCAGGGGTCATTGAACATTTTCAGGATGCTGCTTCAATTGTTCGGCATCATCTTCGATTTTGTAAGCCGGGAGGGTTTGTCGTTGTTACGGTGCCGCATTTGCTTTCTCCCGTTTTTCATGCCTTAGTTCGCCGGTTCGATCCTGGGAATCTTGAGATTCACAATCTTCAGACACTCAAGTTAGAGAGGTTGCGTGAATTGTTTGTGCAGGCCGGCCTTCAGCAGGTGCAGATTGGCAAAATGGGGGCACCACGATTGCATAGTTTGGCTGCAAAAGGCAAGCAGTATGGTCGAATCTATGAGGTGCTCGCTCGGTCTTGGAATATTGTCGTTGAAACTACGCATTTTCCTCCGATTTGGCATGCTAATCTTTGGGCACTTGGTCGAGTCGCTCCCCAACTTGACGAAGCCATTGCAGATCAATTTGTACTGCCTTAA